A single window of Arcobacter venerupis DNA harbors:
- a CDS encoding tRNA dihydrouridine synthase has product MNKKLDFSRPLVVLAPLAGYTDLPFRSVVKKFGADLTISEMISSNALVYKSERTLKMIEKSPTEDPYFVQIAGNKMELIRDAVLILNEIDGIDGIDLNCGCPAPKVFNHGSGSNLLGDLKKLEEMLSTVKKYSNKQYTSAKVRLGVNEKIPVEIGKAVEACGVDFVSVHGRTRAGKYKAPVDYDAIKAMKEAISIPVIANGDIKDYDKAKEVLEYTKADGVMIGRGAIGKPWVFYQLKHGIEDISNEMKKEIILEHFDAMLKFHGPHGAIMFRKLLHSYSKGYTGANEFRDIVNKISDISVMRDMIENFF; this is encoded by the coding sequence AAAACTTGATTTTAGCCGACCCCTTGTGGTGTTGGCACCACTTGCTGGATATACTGACTTACCTTTTCGTTCAGTTGTTAAAAAATTTGGAGCGGATTTAACTATTTCTGAGATGATTTCATCAAATGCTTTAGTTTATAAATCAGAACGAACTCTTAAAATGATAGAAAAATCTCCAACTGAAGATCCATATTTTGTTCAAATTGCTGGAAATAAAATGGAACTAATCAGAGATGCAGTTTTAATTTTAAATGAAATAGATGGAATAGATGGAATTGATTTAAACTGTGGATGCCCTGCACCAAAGGTTTTTAATCATGGTTCTGGTTCAAATCTTTTAGGAGATTTAAAAAAACTTGAAGAGATGCTCTCAACTGTAAAAAAATATTCAAATAAACAATATACAAGTGCAAAAGTAAGACTTGGTGTTAATGAAAAAATTCCAGTAGAAATTGGAAAAGCTGTTGAAGCTTGTGGAGTTGATTTTGTATCTGTTCATGGAAGAACAAGAGCAGGAAAGTATAAAGCTCCTGTTGATTATGATGCAATTAAAGCGATGAAAGAAGCTATCTCTATTCCTGTTATTGCTAATGGTGATATTAAAGATTATGATAAAGCAAAAGAAGTTTTAGAGTATACAAAAGCTGATGGTGTAATGATTGGTCGAGGTGCAATTGGAAAACCTTGGGTTTTTTATCAATTAAAACATGGAATTGAAGATATTTCAAATGAGATGAAAAAAGAGATTATTCTAGAACATTTTGATGCGATGCTTAAATTTCATGGACCACATGGTGCTATTATGTTTAGAAAATTACTACACTCTTACTCAAAAGGGTATACAGGCGCAAATGAATTTAGAGATATTGTTAATAAAATCTCTGATATTAGTGTTATGCGAGATATGATAGAAAACTTTTTTTAA
- a CDS encoding 50S ribosomal protein L11 methyltransferase yields MTKYYFELTLKPESNFELFVDLLNAITTDAIEELDETLIIRSEEELTDLIFGIEEFAKALNEKCEITYEKKENIDWIKEYQQSVKAVEVGNFFIRPSWVEKKDGKIDIIINPALSFGSGHHETTSSCIEAIDEFVTSNQTVLDVGTGSGILAIAAAKKDCIVDICDTDEVCVIDTKANFELNDVKFNDSWVGSTNKTTKKYDVVIANIVADVLVMIASDLKKCLNEDGILIISGILDKHINRVLSKFNDLEQIKLIHKNEWMSVVFKKNKEF; encoded by the coding sequence TTGACTAAATACTATTTTGAATTAACTCTAAAACCAGAAAGTAATTTTGAACTTTTTGTAGATTTATTAAATGCAATTACAACTGATGCTATTGAAGAACTAGATGAGACTTTAATAATTAGAAGTGAAGAAGAACTAACTGATTTAATATTTGGTATTGAAGAGTTTGCAAAAGCACTAAATGAAAAATGTGAAATCACTTATGAAAAAAAAGAGAATATTGATTGGATAAAAGAGTATCAGCAATCTGTAAAAGCAGTTGAAGTAGGTAACTTTTTTATAAGACCGTCTTGGGTAGAGAAAAAAGATGGGAAAATTGATATTATAATTAATCCTGCATTATCTTTTGGTTCAGGTCATCATGAAACTACATCTTCTTGTATTGAAGCTATTGATGAGTTTGTAACTTCTAATCAAACAGTTTTAGATGTTGGAACAGGAAGTGGAATTCTTGCAATTGCAGCTGCAAAAAAAGATTGTATAGTTGACATTTGTGATACGGATGAAGTTTGTGTAATTGATACAAAAGCTAATTTTGAATTAAATGATGTAAAATTTAATGACTCATGGGTAGGCTCTACGAATAAAACAACTAAAAAATATGATGTAGTAATTGCAAATATTGTTGCAGATGTTCTTGTAATGATAGCCTCAGATTTAAAGAAATGTTTAAATGAAGATGGTATATTGATAATTTCAGGTATTTTGGATAAACATATTAACAGAGTATTAAGTAAATTTAATGATTTAGAACAAATCAAACTTATTCATAAAAATGAGTGGATGAGTGTTGTATTTAAAAAAAATAAGGAGTTTTAG
- the ftsH gene encoding ATP-dependent zinc metalloprotease FtsH, with translation MAKKQQNNNSNNNNNSNGNNNGNGNNFFNNNPLLIFVIFSIVTIFVFKAIFPENQMGADATNSNIQAFGQTSNKTIAYSDLKALISSGKIDYVGIGNTQIKAISKAGTGSVTTYTARRVVPDNTLIPELEKNNISYGGINEENILSDILFGWVLPIFIFFAIWMFIAKRMQKSMGGGSGGILGIGSSKKMINSEKPNVTFDDMAGNKEAKEEVQEIVDFLKSPDRYVRLGAQIPKGVLLVGPPGTGKTLLAKAVAGEANVEFLSVSGSAFIEMFVGVGASRVRDLFEQAKKVAPAIIFIDEIDAIGKSRASGGPMGGNDEREQTLNQLLAEMDGFSTEYAPVIVLAATNRPEVLDPALLRPGRFDRQVLVDKPDYEGRVEILNVHIKGVKLGKNVDLKEIAKMTAGLAGADLANIINEAALLAGRASKDQVDPSDFKEAVERQIAGLEKKSKRISPKERKIVAYHESGHALIAEITKGANKVNKVSIVPRGLAALGYTLNTPEENKYLMQKHELIAEVDVLLGGRAAEEVFIGEISTGAGNDLERATGIIKSMATVYGMSEIAGLMVLEKRSNQFLGGQTQKDFSDAMAKDLDDHTKNLLNERYEIVLQKLRENSVAIEEMTAELLEIEVISGERVREIITLNGGTVFIDGDLHSDAIAEIKEETIIEDNSTNSDETTENK, from the coding sequence ATGGCAAAAAAACAACAAAACAACAATTCAAATAATAACAATAACAGCAATGGCAATAATAATGGGAATGGTAATAATTTTTTCAATAATAATCCATTATTAATTTTTGTAATTTTTTCTATAGTTACAATATTTGTTTTTAAAGCAATTTTCCCTGAAAATCAAATGGGAGCAGATGCTACTAATTCAAATATTCAAGCCTTTGGACAAACATCTAATAAAACAATTGCATATTCAGATTTAAAAGCTTTAATTAGCTCAGGAAAAATAGATTATGTAGGTATTGGAAATACACAAATTAAAGCTATCTCAAAAGCAGGAACAGGTTCTGTTACTACATATACTGCAAGAAGAGTAGTTCCTGATAACACTTTAATTCCAGAATTAGAGAAAAATAATATCTCTTATGGTGGAATAAATGAAGAAAATATCCTTTCAGATATTTTATTTGGATGGGTTTTACCTATATTTATTTTCTTTGCTATTTGGATGTTTATTGCAAAAAGAATGCAAAAATCTATGGGTGGAGGTTCAGGAGGAATTCTTGGAATTGGATCATCTAAAAAAATGATTAATTCTGAAAAACCAAATGTAACTTTTGATGATATGGCTGGAAATAAAGAGGCGAAGGAAGAAGTTCAAGAAATTGTTGATTTCTTAAAATCACCAGATAGATATGTAAGACTTGGAGCTCAAATTCCAAAAGGTGTTTTATTAGTTGGACCTCCAGGTACAGGTAAAACTCTTTTAGCAAAAGCAGTTGCAGGTGAAGCAAATGTTGAATTTTTATCAGTTTCTGGTTCTGCATTTATTGAAATGTTTGTTGGAGTTGGAGCTAGTAGAGTTAGAGATTTATTCGAACAAGCAAAAAAAGTTGCACCTGCTATTATTTTTATTGATGAAATTGATGCAATTGGTAAAAGTAGAGCCTCTGGTGGTCCAATGGGTGGAAATGATGAGAGAGAACAAACTTTAAATCAGTTATTAGCTGAAATGGATGGGTTCTCAACTGAATATGCTCCTGTAATCGTATTAGCAGCAACTAATAGACCAGAAGTTTTAGATCCAGCACTTTTAAGACCAGGAAGATTTGATAGACAAGTTTTAGTTGATAAACCTGATTATGAGGGTAGAGTTGAAATTTTAAATGTACATATTAAAGGTGTAAAACTTGGAAAAAATGTAGATTTAAAAGAGATTGCAAAAATGACAGCAGGCCTTGCAGGTGCAGATTTAGCAAATATTATAAATGAAGCTGCATTACTTGCTGGTCGTGCTTCTAAAGATCAAGTTGATCCAAGTGATTTTAAAGAAGCAGTTGAGCGACAAATAGCTGGTTTAGAGAAAAAATCAAAAAGAATTTCTCCAAAAGAGAGAAAAATCGTAGCATATCACGAATCAGGGCATGCATTAATTGCTGAGATTACAAAAGGTGCAAATAAAGTAAATAAAGTTTCAATTGTTCCAAGAGGACTAGCTGCTTTAGGATATACACTTAATACTCCTGAAGAGAATAAATATTTAATGCAAAAACATGAGCTAATTGCTGAAGTTGATGTATTACTTGGCGGAAGAGCTGCTGAAGAGGTATTTATTGGTGAGATTTCAACAGGTGCTGGAAATGACCTTGAAAGAGCAACTGGAATTATTAAATCAATGGCTACTGTTTACGGTATGAGTGAAATTGCTGGATTGATGGTTCTTGAAAAAAGATCTAATCAATTCTTAGGTGGACAAACTCAAAAAGATTTCTCTGATGCAATGGCTAAAGATTTAGATGATCATACTAAAAATCTATTAAATGAAAGATATGAAATTGTCTTACAAAAACTAAGAGAAAATAGTGTTGCAATTGAAGAAATGACTGCTGAGTTATTAGAAATTGAAGTAATTTCAGGTGAAAGAGTTAGAGAAATTATCACATTAAATGGTGGAACAGTATTTATTGATGGTGATTTACATAGTGATGCCATTGCTGAAATAAAAGAAGAAACTATAATTGAAGATAATTCAACAAATAGTGACGAAACAACTGAAAATAAATAA